In the genome of Bremerella sp. JC817, one region contains:
- a CDS encoding GNAT family N-acetyltransferase — MFRVLEINQPEDLSHVRCNWQRLWDSTPSATFFQTLEWLQIYWKHFGEGKQLRVLLVLEDHRLVGVVPLVVVHESTRLGRVRVLTYPLSDWGTHFGVLAEDPKATLCRALQHINNTPRNWDLMDLRWLDENDLERSTTFDAMSDAGFSPNPGVWKETALIDFEGTWEDYLRSRSPKLRAEVRRKLKKFDATGRIQLQRYRPRGKEANDCDPRWDLYRTATQIAERSWQGHSTTGTTISHRNVRSYIKDCHVAATQLGMLDLAILYLEERPIGFCYNYTFKGQIFGLRRGDTPEAREHGLGTLLTAMLIRDSFERGDTTLDMGPGSFEAKRRWMTRIATVGRMTHYPLNAPRAQILRLKHWWQSRLDRKSGRLRTALESKATS; from the coding sequence ATGTTTCGCGTCTTGGAAATTAACCAGCCGGAAGACCTCTCCCATGTGCGTTGCAATTGGCAGCGATTGTGGGACTCGACTCCCAGCGCGACGTTCTTCCAAACGCTGGAGTGGCTACAGATTTACTGGAAGCACTTCGGCGAAGGAAAACAGCTTCGGGTTCTTTTGGTTTTAGAGGATCATCGCCTGGTCGGTGTCGTTCCTTTAGTCGTCGTCCATGAATCCACGCGTCTTGGCCGAGTGCGTGTGCTGACCTATCCACTTTCCGATTGGGGAACCCATTTCGGCGTTCTGGCGGAAGACCCCAAGGCGACCCTCTGCCGCGCACTGCAGCACATCAATAACACGCCACGCAATTGGGACCTGATGGACCTGCGTTGGCTTGATGAAAACGATTTGGAACGCAGCACCACCTTCGATGCGATGAGCGACGCCGGTTTCAGCCCCAACCCAGGCGTTTGGAAAGAAACGGCTCTGATCGACTTTGAAGGAACGTGGGAAGACTATCTGCGCTCGCGCAGTCCCAAGCTTCGTGCAGAAGTTCGCCGCAAGCTGAAGAAGTTTGATGCCACCGGCCGCATTCAACTGCAGCGTTATCGGCCGCGGGGCAAAGAGGCCAACGACTGCGATCCTCGCTGGGACCTCTACCGCACTGCAACCCAGATCGCTGAACGGAGCTGGCAAGGGCATTCGACGACCGGCACGACCATCTCGCACCGCAACGTCCGTAGCTACATCAAAGACTGCCATGTCGCGGCAACACAACTGGGCATGCTCGACCTCGCGATTCTCTATCTCGAGGAACGTCCGATTGGCTTCTGCTACAACTACACCTTCAAAGGCCAGATCTTTGGCCTGCGAAGAGGAGATACCCCGGAGGCTCGCGAACATGGCCTCGGTACGCTGCTCACCGCGATGCTGATCCGAGATAGCTTCGAACGCGGAGATACCACGCTCGACATGGGCCCCGGATCGTTTGAAGCAAAACGCCGCTGGATGACTCGCATCGCGACCGTGGGACGCATGACGCACTATCCGCTGAATGCACCTCGCGCTCAGATCTTGCGTCTGAAACATTGGTGGCAATCGCGTCTCGATCGGAAATCGGGTCGCTTGCGTACGGCGCTCGAAAGCAAGGCGACTTCCTAG
- a CDS encoding zf-HC2 domain-containing protein, with the protein MTDPTAHPDETTEVDELLAAYLDNELSETERSLVETRLAEDDSFRNRLDELDRAWDMLEALPKADLDDEKFVRTTVEMITVAASQEIQQYKQQQKRSAFARQAGIALAIVALIGIGYMLTQYRLSRPDRILVEYLPVIERVDEFERVDNIEFLEALRKEGLFTGEASDES; encoded by the coding sequence ATGACCGATCCGACCGCACATCCCGACGAAACGACCGAGGTGGACGAGCTGCTTGCCGCCTATCTCGATAACGAGCTTTCCGAAACGGAAAGATCGCTGGTCGAAACGCGCCTGGCCGAGGACGACTCGTTCCGCAATCGGCTCGACGAGCTTGATCGTGCCTGGGACATGCTTGAAGCACTGCCCAAGGCCGACCTCGACGACGAGAAGTTCGTCCGCACGACAGTCGAGATGATCACGGTCGCTGCCTCGCAAGAGATTCAACAATATAAGCAACAGCAAAAGCGAAGCGCCTTCGCTCGCCAGGCCGGCATCGCCTTGGCCATCGTCGCCTTGATCGGCATCGGCTATATGCTGACGCAATATCGCCTGAGCCGCCCCGACCGAATTCTGGTTGAATACCTGCCGGTCATCGAACGGGTCGACGAATTCGAGCGTGTCGACAACATCGAGTTCCTCGAAGCGCTGCGAAAAGAAGGTCTCTTCACCGGAGAAGCCAGCGATGAATCGTAG
- a CDS encoding sigma-70 family RNA polymerase sigma factor produces the protein MSISESTARRYELQDPDVRLMLLVRDDDAAAFEELMLRYQRRVVTVLEHLVSKRDLAEDLAQDVFMRVYRSRKTYVPGSRFSTWLFTIVNNVASNARRSLARRKEVQVTNPADQSGSQPADPLERIATAASGLMPTRQLDKSEMGSIVRQAVQSLNERQRMAVLLAKFEEMSYNDIAETMGMSVQAIKSLLSRARANLKDALQPYLQEGTVP, from the coding sequence TTGTCGATTTCGGAATCGACTGCCCGAAGATACGAACTGCAAGATCCGGACGTCCGGCTCATGCTGTTGGTGCGCGACGATGATGCCGCGGCGTTCGAGGAGCTGATGCTCCGCTATCAACGTCGTGTGGTCACCGTGCTCGAGCACCTGGTCAGCAAGCGGGATCTCGCCGAGGATCTGGCCCAGGACGTCTTCATGCGCGTTTATCGCTCGCGGAAGACCTATGTCCCAGGTTCGCGGTTCTCGACCTGGTTGTTCACCATTGTGAACAACGTTGCCAGCAATGCCCGAAGAAGCCTTGCCCGACGCAAGGAAGTCCAAGTCACCAACCCAGCCGATCAGTCCGGAAGCCAGCCCGCCGATCCGCTGGAACGCATCGCCACCGCCGCCAGCGGTTTGATGCCGACCCGTCAGTTAGATAAGTCCGAAATGGGCTCGATCGTGCGCCAGGCGGTCCAGTCCTTGAACGAGCGGCAGCGAATGGCTGTGTTGCTCGCCAAGTTTGAAGAGATGAGCTACAACGACATCGCCGAAACGATGGGGATGTCGGTCCAGGCCATCAAGTCGCTGCTCTCACGAGCACGCGCGAATTTGAAGGATGCCCTACAACCATACCTCCAGGAAGGAACCGTTCCTTAA
- a CDS encoding DUF1549 domain-containing protein — translation MSRWQILPLAICLVFAVSAGSQAADKSDDYGIPQVAEINEKIRLGWEDYGISPSPEEIDTVWARRLFLDVLGRVPSVEELNEYARDRSKDKRKNLVDKLLYDERYTEEYARNWTTIWTNILIGRNGGTDNNSQISRPGMQKYLRDSFARNKPYDQLVKELVTATGANHPGMPEFNGAVNFYMDKLDENGVQATAKTAQIFLGMQVQCTQCHNHPFNEWKQEKFWNLNAFFRQTRARRGEMPAGDDGAMRAMVLSDGDFMGEGRNIENAEIYYELRNGLLKVAYPEFLDGQKIPTSGRVAEVNRREELAKFIVDSGSLPEAVANRYWGHFMGYGFTKPVDDMGPHNRPTHPELVTYLGEEVRKNSFNLKDLIRWITLSEAYGLSSRITKSNALDDPTVGEPPKFSHFYLRQMQAEQLYESLLVATQAHKTRGNYEDQEKKKSEWMRQFVTAFGTDEGDEATTFNGTIPQALMMFNGDLVMDAVSTKPGSFIHTMAAEGRDGKEAINDLYMATIARRPTRNELQAANYLIGVHKGDMAKALQDVFWALLNSNEFILNH, via the coding sequence ATGTCGCGCTGGCAAATCCTTCCCCTAGCAATCTGCCTGGTGTTTGCGGTCTCGGCCGGATCGCAGGCTGCTGATAAGTCGGATGATTACGGTATCCCTCAGGTTGCCGAGATCAACGAGAAGATCCGTCTGGGCTGGGAAGATTACGGAATCTCGCCTTCGCCAGAAGAAATCGACACCGTCTGGGCTCGTCGTTTGTTTCTGGACGTGCTGGGGCGTGTTCCTTCGGTCGAAGAACTGAATGAATACGCTCGCGATCGCTCTAAGGACAAGCGTAAGAACCTGGTCGACAAGCTGCTGTACGACGAACGCTACACCGAAGAATACGCTCGGAACTGGACCACCATCTGGACCAACATCTTGATTGGCCGCAACGGTGGTACCGACAACAACTCGCAGATCAGCCGCCCTGGCATGCAGAAGTATCTGCGTGACAGCTTCGCCCGCAACAAGCCATACGATCAACTGGTGAAGGAATTGGTCACCGCGACCGGTGCCAATCACCCAGGCATGCCTGAGTTCAACGGCGCGGTCAACTTCTATATGGACAAGCTGGACGAAAACGGCGTCCAGGCCACCGCCAAGACGGCTCAGATCTTCCTTGGTATGCAGGTGCAGTGCACCCAGTGCCACAACCATCCGTTCAACGAATGGAAGCAGGAAAAGTTCTGGAACCTGAACGCCTTCTTCCGTCAAACCCGTGCTCGCCGTGGCGAAATGCCAGCCGGTGACGACGGTGCGATGCGAGCCATGGTGCTCAGCGATGGCGACTTCATGGGTGAAGGCCGCAACATCGAGAACGCCGAAATCTATTACGAACTGCGTAACGGCCTGCTAAAGGTCGCCTACCCTGAGTTCCTCGACGGTCAGAAGATCCCAACCAGCGGTCGCGTGGCGGAAGTCAATCGCCGCGAAGAACTTGCCAAGTTCATCGTTGATTCGGGCAGCCTGCCAGAAGCCGTGGCCAACCGTTACTGGGGTCACTTCATGGGCTATGGCTTCACTAAGCCTGTCGATGACATGGGACCTCACAACCGTCCAACGCATCCAGAACTGGTCACCTACCTGGGTGAAGAAGTTCGCAAGAACAGCTTCAACCTGAAGGACCTGATTCGCTGGATCACTTTGAGCGAAGCTTACGGGCTCTCTAGCCGCATCACCAAGTCGAATGCCCTGGACGATCCAACCGTCGGCGAGCCACCCAAGTTCAGCCACTTCTACCTGCGTCAAATGCAGGCCGAACAGTTGTACGAATCGCTGTTGGTTGCCACCCAGGCCCACAAGACTCGTGGCAATTACGAAGACCAGGAAAAGAAGAAGAGCGAATGGATGCGTCAGTTCGTCACCGCCTTCGGTACCGACGAAGGAGACGAAGCCACCACGTTCAATGGAACCATCCCACAAGCCTTGATGATGTTCAACGGCGACCTGGTGATGGATGCCGTCAGCACCAAGCCAGGCAGCTTCATCCACACGATGGCTGCGGAAGGTCGCGACGGTAAAGAGGCCATCAACGACCTCTACATGGCAACGATTGCTCGTCGTCCAACTCGCAACGAGTTGCAAGCGGCGAATTACCTGATTGGTGTTCACAAGGGCGACATGGCGAAGGCACTGCAAGATGTCTTCTGGGCCCTGTTGAACAGCAACGAATTCATCTTAAATCACTAA
- a CDS encoding protein kinase, with product MIELSKLGPFALENRLGNDPSSHVFHGFHLKQKRQAVVCILPERYAENPRARRRLEKRSRQLMKMNHPNIVRYHGAGIDQGIPFFALDFVDGISLQQYLDQHGPLPWETVVEIGLQVCAALAAAHHMNIHHLDVRPAHILLSGEGLKDPRKPLKVQITSFWADPRWRRSSLLLFPKDRQQYLSPEQFEDPQYVDDATDIFSLGCVLYEMITGKLPFDPLASGDERWKQPDRPASLVLDCPVWLDRVVMRMIEIMPDKRPADIDSVASGLRESQDAVARGMSAIEHALVGNNGRESIIDIGIDRSEAEKLLHKPRFQDRGSFFNSRIFLGLALIVVIGALVWLLRPLNDSELHARAEALMLTDDTTKWRDAESNYLQPLLDRYPESEYAEDARNWLDMIQMERAEARLVHSLRMSRDFRSDAERQLANARGLEDSGNHLGAWYQYDRMVEDLPESPDNRPYKLIAKREIVRLQSLRVRDSVQKSTISDFVLQAEEMILSGNVREGREIFRRIISLYQENPEAGSAVELSKNELAKPYSMAAAKGNTSTRPIKVASEDETAQEVRKPELTEAASPAESPVTDEATTPQPMPTEEATGEIEIDVTEAAAPEAGTPEAGAQEESPVKRAPLFPIGSEF from the coding sequence CCTGGAGAACCGCCTCGGGAACGACCCATCCAGCCATGTGTTTCATGGCTTCCATCTGAAACAAAAACGCCAAGCGGTCGTTTGCATCTTGCCCGAACGATACGCTGAGAATCCTCGAGCTCGTCGACGCCTGGAGAAACGCAGCCGGCAGTTGATGAAGATGAACCATCCCAACATCGTCCGATACCATGGTGCTGGGATCGATCAGGGGATTCCGTTCTTCGCACTCGACTTCGTCGACGGGATCAGTCTGCAACAATATCTCGACCAGCATGGTCCGCTGCCGTGGGAAACGGTTGTCGAGATCGGCCTCCAGGTATGTGCCGCCCTGGCCGCTGCTCACCACATGAACATCCATCATCTCGATGTTCGCCCAGCTCATATTCTGCTGTCGGGCGAAGGTTTGAAAGACCCTCGCAAACCGCTGAAAGTACAGATAACCAGCTTCTGGGCTGATCCACGTTGGCGGCGTTCTTCCTTGTTGCTCTTCCCGAAAGATCGACAACAGTATCTCTCGCCAGAGCAGTTTGAAGATCCACAATACGTCGACGATGCAACCGACATCTTCTCGTTGGGATGCGTCCTTTACGAGATGATTACCGGCAAATTGCCGTTTGATCCGCTTGCCAGCGGTGACGAACGGTGGAAGCAACCAGACCGGCCTGCCTCGCTGGTGCTCGATTGCCCAGTCTGGCTCGACCGTGTTGTGATGCGAATGATCGAGATCATGCCGGACAAGCGTCCGGCCGACATCGACTCGGTCGCTTCGGGTCTTCGCGAATCGCAAGATGCCGTGGCTCGCGGTATGAGTGCGATTGAACATGCCCTGGTCGGTAACAACGGTCGCGAGAGCATCATCGATATCGGTATCGACCGCAGCGAGGCAGAAAAGCTGCTTCACAAACCACGCTTCCAGGATCGAGGCTCGTTCTTCAACAGCCGCATCTTCCTGGGCCTGGCGTTGATCGTCGTCATTGGTGCGTTGGTCTGGCTGCTCCGTCCGCTGAACGATTCCGAACTACACGCTCGGGCCGAAGCGTTGATGCTGACCGACGACACGACCAAATGGCGTGACGCCGAATCGAACTACCTGCAGCCGCTGCTCGACCGCTATCCCGAAAGCGAATATGCCGAGGATGCTCGGAATTGGCTCGACATGATCCAAATGGAACGTGCCGAAGCTCGTCTGGTTCACAGCCTGCGTATGTCGCGAGATTTCCGCAGCGATGCCGAACGCCAACTGGCCAATGCCCGCGGCCTGGAAGATTCTGGCAACCATCTGGGGGCCTGGTACCAATATGACCGGATGGTAGAAGATTTGCCCGAGTCGCCAGACAACCGTCCTTACAAACTGATTGCCAAGCGTGAGATCGTTCGACTGCAATCGTTGCGGGTTCGCGACAGCGTCCAGAAGTCGACCATCAGCGATTTCGTGCTGCAGGCGGAAGAGATGATCTTGTCGGGCAACGTGCGTGAAGGTCGCGAGATCTTCCGCCGGATTATCTCGCTGTATCAAGAGAATCCTGAAGCAGGTAGTGCGGTCGAGCTTTCCAAGAACGAGTTGGCCAAGCCCTATTCGATGGCGGCTGCCAAGGGTAACACTTCGACTCGACCAATCAAGGTTGCCTCTGAGGACGAAACGGCCCAGGAAGTCCGCAAGCCGGAACTGACCGAAGCCGCGTCGCCGGCTGAATCGCCAGTAACCGACGAAGCGACGACTCCGCAGCCGATGCCAACCGAGGAAGCGACCGGGGAGATCGAGATCGACGTCACCGAAGCGGCCGCTCCTGAAGCTGGAACCCCGGAAGCTGGCGCACAGGAAGAATCCCCGGTCAAACGAGCTCCTTTGTTCCCGATCGGTAGCGAGTTCTAA
- a CDS encoding DUF1501 domain-containing protein, which translates to MTQTPSGMTRRHFMSHMAGASAMVAPSLMMGNAIQANAQELKKRGKSCIMLWMGGGPSTMDLWDLKPGTNTGGPFKAISTKGDMQISEHLPKVAQVMDNLSIVRSMSTREADHGRGRYYMHTGYVPNPNIEHPSYGSVIAHELASDHNELEIPPFVSVGGGSVGPGFLGMSWAPFTVSSSGQVRNLGMKGWGDETLQSRLSMLQLIEGGFVSQNRGPAAMDHAKILDKTVKLMTSDQMKAFRVNEEPEEMKEMYGNDGFGRGCLLARRLVEAGVPFIEVDLGGWDNHQNIFNTLKDNKLPVMDQAMSALVTDLKQRGLLESTTIVWMGEFSRTPRINGNTGRDHWARSWSTVVGGGGIKGGLAVGATSSDGTRVETEPYSSEDLMATVCRAMGISLDTTFTSKSGRPMKIANGGKVIKELVA; encoded by the coding sequence ATGACTCAGACTCCAAGCGGGATGACCCGACGTCATTTCATGTCGCACATGGCTGGTGCTTCTGCCATGGTCGCTCCATCGCTGATGATGGGCAACGCGATTCAGGCCAACGCACAAGAGTTGAAGAAGCGTGGCAAGAGCTGCATCATGCTGTGGATGGGTGGTGGTCCGAGCACCATGGACCTGTGGGACCTGAAGCCAGGTACCAACACCGGTGGCCCATTCAAGGCGATCAGCACCAAGGGCGACATGCAGATTTCGGAACACCTTCCGAAGGTTGCCCAGGTCATGGATAACCTCTCGATCGTTCGCTCGATGAGCACCCGCGAAGCGGATCACGGTCGTGGACGTTACTACATGCACACCGGCTACGTTCCAAATCCGAACATCGAACACCCAAGCTACGGTTCGGTGATCGCTCACGAACTGGCGAGCGACCACAACGAACTGGAAATTCCGCCGTTCGTTTCGGTTGGCGGCGGTAGCGTCGGTCCAGGCTTCCTCGGCATGTCGTGGGCTCCATTCACCGTCAGCAGCAGCGGCCAGGTTCGTAACCTTGGCATGAAGGGCTGGGGCGATGAAACGCTGCAAAGCCGTTTGAGCATGCTGCAACTGATCGAAGGTGGTTTCGTCAGCCAGAACCGCGGTCCAGCCGCCATGGATCACGCCAAGATCCTGGACAAGACCGTCAAGCTGATGACCAGCGATCAGATGAAGGCCTTCCGCGTCAATGAAGAGCCAGAAGAAATGAAGGAAATGTACGGTAACGATGGCTTCGGCCGTGGTTGCTTGCTGGCTCGCCGTCTGGTGGAAGCTGGCGTTCCATTCATCGAAGTTGACCTGGGTGGTTGGGACAATCACCAGAACATCTTCAACACGCTGAAGGACAACAAGCTGCCGGTTATGGATCAGGCCATGAGCGCCCTGGTCACCGACCTGAAGCAGCGTGGCCTGCTGGAAAGCACCACGATTGTCTGGATGGGTGAGTTCAGCCGTACGCCTCGCATCAACGGTAACACCGGTCGCGACCACTGGGCTCGTAGCTGGAGCACGGTTGTTGGTGGTGGCGGTATCAAGGGTGGTCTGGCTGTCGGTGCTACCAGCTCCGATGGTACCCGCGTCGAAACCGAACCTTACAGCTCGGAAGACCTGATGGCGACTGTTTGCCGCGCGATGGGTATCTCGCTCGACACGACCTTCACCAGCAAGAGCGGTCGTCCGATGAAGATCGCCAACGGCGGTAAGGTGATCAAGGAATTGGTCGCCTAA